The following proteins come from a genomic window of Trinickia caryophylli:
- a CDS encoding lysozyme — translation MKTNQAGLALIKQFEGLRLIAYQDVVGVWTIGYGHTGSDVTPGLVITQSQADQMLCGDLAGFETGVSKLVTVALNENQFSALVSFSYNLGLGNLGSSTLLRLLNAGDYQGAAAQFPRWNRAGGKVYDGLTKRRLAEQALFETPVSA, via the coding sequence ATGAAAACGAACCAAGCCGGCCTCGCCCTCATCAAGCAATTCGAGGGGCTGCGCCTCATCGCCTATCAGGACGTAGTCGGCGTTTGGACCATCGGATATGGACATACGGGATCGGACGTGACCCCCGGCCTCGTCATCACGCAAAGTCAGGCCGATCAGATGCTGTGCGGCGATCTTGCCGGCTTCGAGACAGGCGTGTCGAAGCTCGTCACGGTTGCCCTCAACGAAAACCAGTTCTCGGCGCTCGTCAGCTTCAGCTACAACCTCGGGCTCGGCAACCTCGGCAGCTCGACACTGCTGCGGCTTTTGAATGCGGGCGACTATCAGGGCGCCGCCGCGCAGTTCCCGCGCTGGAACCGGGCGGGCGGGAAGGTGTACGACGGGCTCACGAAACGCCGGCTTGCGGAGCAGGCGCTGTTCGAAACGCCCGTCAGCGCGTGA
- a CDS encoding RNA polymerase sigma factor — MTITTHSEDATCSPAIQFDRTWREMHGKLRRRARLLCKGDIHRADELLSDTALKVHLYLQRSPERVRNLSGFLFLALNHAFLDYARRRGREDRVIERDTLCDDDRVIEIADHAPPAEHQILLKEQLAQMQHALSMLTPQQQALFALKFEEDRPYPQIAAVLGINETLARKRVELLRKKLRQQLG, encoded by the coding sequence ATGACGATCACAACACATTCCGAGGATGCCACCTGCTCGCCGGCGATTCAGTTCGATCGCACCTGGAGAGAAATGCACGGAAAGCTCCGGCGCCGCGCGCGGCTGCTTTGCAAGGGAGACATACATCGTGCCGACGAGCTGCTGTCCGACACGGCACTCAAAGTCCACCTCTATCTGCAGCGTTCGCCCGAGCGCGTAAGGAATCTTTCGGGCTTTCTCTTTCTCGCACTCAACCATGCGTTTCTCGATTACGCGCGCCGACGAGGCCGGGAAGATCGCGTCATCGAGCGAGATACGCTTTGCGACGACGATCGCGTAATCGAAATCGCGGACCACGCACCGCCGGCCGAGCACCAGATTTTACTCAAGGAGCAACTGGCGCAAATGCAGCACGCTTTGTCGATGCTGACGCCGCAGCAGCAAGCGCTCTTTGCGCTCAAGTTCGAGGAAGACCGCCCCTATCCGCAAATCGCAGCCGTACTCGGCATCAATGAGACGCTCGCGCGCAAGCGCGTCGAACTTCTGCGCAAGAAGTTGCGACAGCAACTAGGCTGA
- a CDS encoding extracellular catalytic domain type 2 short-chain-length polyhydroxyalkanoate depolymerase — MRLLQARSPNLVKFMLAALVAGPLAASATSAAPPLPPLAADAKQVTVSGLSSGAFMAGQFGVAYSASIAGVGIVAGGPFYCAGLGSLSGSERFLTTATTQCMQPPGPAPSAAAAWKAAQQFAAEKLIDPVDNIKRQRLYVFTGAADSIVLPKVVAQTRDFYRDAGVPDQQIKYVDNVNAGHAFITANDKDLKCAANAAPNLNNCGFVQSHEILRQLYGVLNAAAAKPSGELVDFDQTEFTRGAGYTGLSDVGHAYIPAACRTASCRVHVVFHGCTQEDGRIGNRLYTTTGYNEIADSNRIVVLYPQIRTDPARNPQGCWDFWGYSSKDPAHPTFYTKDAPQMSAVYAMIRRLLSPRQ; from the coding sequence ATGCGACTGCTGCAAGCCCGCTCCCCCAATCTCGTCAAATTCATGCTGGCCGCGCTTGTGGCAGGCCCGCTCGCCGCGTCTGCCACATCTGCCGCGCCGCCGCTACCGCCGCTCGCCGCCGACGCGAAACAAGTGACCGTATCGGGTCTGTCGTCGGGCGCATTCATGGCAGGGCAGTTCGGTGTAGCCTACTCGGCATCGATCGCGGGGGTAGGCATCGTTGCCGGCGGACCATTTTATTGCGCGGGCCTCGGTAGCCTCTCCGGCTCCGAGCGCTTTCTGACGACTGCAACGACGCAATGCATGCAGCCGCCGGGGCCGGCGCCTTCCGCGGCTGCCGCGTGGAAAGCCGCACAGCAGTTTGCGGCCGAAAAGCTGATCGACCCGGTGGACAACATCAAGCGCCAACGCCTTTACGTCTTCACAGGGGCCGCCGACAGCATCGTGCTGCCGAAAGTCGTGGCGCAGACGCGGGACTTTTATCGCGACGCAGGGGTGCCCGATCAGCAGATCAAGTACGTCGACAATGTCAACGCCGGGCACGCGTTCATTACCGCGAACGACAAAGATCTGAAATGCGCCGCCAACGCCGCGCCGAATCTCAACAATTGCGGGTTCGTGCAGTCGCACGAAATTCTTCGGCAGTTGTACGGCGTTCTGAACGCGGCGGCCGCCAAGCCCAGCGGAGAACTTGTCGATTTCGATCAGACCGAATTCACGCGAGGCGCCGGCTACACGGGCCTCTCGGATGTCGGGCATGCGTATATCCCCGCCGCGTGCCGGACGGCGAGCTGCCGCGTTCATGTGGTCTTTCACGGCTGTACGCAGGAGGATGGACGCATCGGCAATCGCCTGTACACCACCACCGGTTACAACGAGATAGCCGATAGCAACCGTATTGTCGTGCTCTATCCGCAGATTCGCACCGACCCCGCCCGCAACCCGCAAGGCTGCTGGGACTTCTGGGGATACAGCAGCAAGGATCCCGCGCACCCGACGTTTTACACGAAGGACGCGCCGCAGATGTCGGCCGTGTACGCAATGATCAGGCGCCTTCTCAGCCCCCGCCAATGA
- a CDS encoding bestrophin-like domain yields MMSMLINFISLPSSLQIVAWSGFGVGMTFAGKIAVRKIAPREQAHAHNGEVGTIMAVGGVFYGLIIATMLVRAVTHFDAAVDATQHEATRAAAFYRTAVEGSAELARRVQAPLLEYLRGVMRDEWPRQMRGLPIEPAAPQLATLSTVLRDYDPATPKQVAYLQQTQVQLNQLYAARHARLANLDTTIPEEIWIINLLGELMLILFAWMMHIPRKSLHLALVAGLAISISIVLAATLIYDTPFYGDIAVSEAPYRHAADNIADSSLSY; encoded by the coding sequence ATGATGTCCATGCTCATCAACTTCATTTCGTTGCCTTCCAGCCTGCAGATCGTCGCCTGGTCGGGCTTCGGAGTAGGCATGACCTTCGCCGGCAAAATCGCGGTCCGCAAGATTGCCCCGCGCGAGCAGGCGCACGCGCACAACGGCGAAGTCGGAACGATCATGGCCGTCGGCGGCGTGTTCTACGGGCTCATCATCGCCACGATGCTCGTGCGCGCCGTCACGCACTTCGACGCCGCTGTCGATGCCACCCAGCACGAAGCCACGCGCGCAGCCGCATTTTATCGAACCGCCGTAGAAGGATCCGCTGAGCTTGCGCGCCGCGTTCAAGCACCGCTGCTCGAGTATCTGCGCGGTGTCATGCGTGACGAGTGGCCGCGCCAGATGCGCGGTCTGCCGATCGAGCCGGCCGCACCGCAACTGGCCACGCTGAGCACGGTGCTGCGAGACTACGATCCCGCCACGCCAAAGCAGGTCGCCTATCTGCAGCAAACACAGGTGCAGCTCAATCAGCTTTACGCCGCGCGGCATGCGCGGCTTGCCAATCTCGACACGACGATTCCCGAAGAAATCTGGATCATCAACCTGCTTGGCGAACTGATGCTGATTCTCTTCGCGTGGATGATGCATATTCCACGCAAGTCGCTGCACCTCGCACTCGTCGCGGGACTCGCGATCTCGATTTCGATCGTGCTGGCGGCCACGCTTATCTATGACACGCCCTTTTACGGCGACATCGCCGTATCGGAGGCGCCCTATCGCCACGCTGCGGACAACATTGCGGATTCGTCGCTTTCGTATTGA
- a CDS encoding RebB family R body protein, which translates to MAHNTDVNSQITDAVTQANVNVLAQSPAMAMGSMFQTMAHSTGVLFENTISAQQQQNTLSQAAANTGVMQIYSVDTMADAASTEKVSQAGVSDNLASLMTVLQSFQNR; encoded by the coding sequence ATGGCTCACAACACGGATGTCAACAGCCAGATCACGGATGCGGTCACACAGGCCAACGTCAACGTGCTCGCGCAAAGCCCGGCGATGGCGATGGGCTCGATGTTCCAGACGATGGCTCATTCCACCGGCGTTTTGTTCGAGAACACGATTTCGGCCCAGCAGCAGCAGAACACGCTCTCGCAAGCCGCCGCGAACACCGGCGTCATGCAGATCTACAGCGTCGACACGATGGCCGATGCCGCGAGCACCGAAAAGGTCAGCCAGGCCGGCGTGTCCGACAACCTCGCGAGCCTGATGACGGTGCTGCAAAGCTTCCAGAACCGCTGA
- a CDS encoding RebB family R body protein: protein MADNTPVNGQITDAVTQTNVKVVAEAPAQAIASLYQLASHSAGLSLQNAVHSQQALNQISSAVISKAVTMIMSIGEKN from the coding sequence ATGGCAGACAACACGCCCGTCAACGGACAAATCACCGATGCCGTCACCCAGACCAACGTCAAAGTTGTCGCGGAGGCACCTGCTCAAGCCATTGCCTCGCTTTATCAATTGGCAAGTCACTCGGCCGGCCTGTCGCTGCAAAACGCCGTTCACAGCCAGCAGGCGCTCAATCAGATTTCGAGCGCCGTGATATCGAAGGCTGTGACGATGATCATGTCGATCGGCGAGAAAAACTAA
- a CDS encoding sensor histidine kinase, which yields MRLADFIVRNIEPILAQWDEFAATLLPSAGRMSASALRDHARQILEAVAKDISTPQTLEAQREKSRGRAPKAVDAPETAAQTHALLRARSGFTINQMAAEYRALRASVLRLWMDECRAEAPNQDDMIRFNEAIDQALAESVAFFNEQVEQARNLLLGMLGHDMRSPLQTIQMTASYLAALNAGGDVSDAAARLIRSGARMQSLLDDLCDFNRTKLGLGINIVPRDIDLAQVLADEVDQLRAVYPDRRIDLEVRGDTRGTWDGQRMQQLLSNLVVNAIKYGAPDMPIGVVVAGGDAEVRIEVRNRGPAIDGPTLERIFEPLQRGTGRPDKTRGNDGLGLGLYIASEIAKAHRGAIDVRSDRTETVFVVRLPRRARG from the coding sequence ATGCGATTAGCAGATTTCATCGTGCGAAATATCGAGCCTATCCTCGCACAATGGGACGAATTTGCGGCCACGCTTTTGCCGAGTGCGGGAAGAATGAGCGCGTCCGCCCTGCGTGACCACGCACGGCAGATTCTCGAAGCTGTGGCCAAGGACATATCCACGCCCCAAACGCTGGAAGCGCAACGGGAAAAATCCCGGGGGCGCGCGCCCAAGGCGGTCGACGCCCCGGAAACGGCCGCGCAGACACATGCACTGCTGCGAGCGCGAAGCGGTTTCACCATCAACCAGATGGCCGCCGAGTATCGTGCGCTGCGTGCCAGTGTGCTGCGCTTGTGGATGGACGAGTGTCGGGCGGAGGCCCCGAATCAGGACGACATGATCCGGTTCAATGAAGCCATCGATCAAGCCTTGGCGGAATCTGTCGCCTTTTTCAACGAACAGGTCGAACAGGCTCGCAACCTGTTGCTCGGCATGCTCGGCCACGATATGCGAAGCCCGCTGCAAACGATTCAAATGACCGCATCGTATCTCGCGGCGCTGAACGCAGGGGGGGACGTGTCGGATGCCGCCGCCCGGTTGATCAGGAGCGGTGCCCGCATGCAAAGCCTGCTCGATGATCTGTGCGATTTCAATCGAACGAAGTTGGGGCTGGGGATCAACATCGTGCCTCGCGACATCGATCTGGCGCAGGTGTTGGCCGACGAAGTCGATCAACTGCGCGCCGTTTATCCCGATCGCCGGATCGATCTGGAGGTGCGGGGCGACACGCGAGGGACTTGGGACGGCCAGCGTATGCAGCAATTGCTCAGCAACCTGGTGGTCAATGCCATCAAATATGGTGCGCCGGATATGCCGATTGGCGTGGTGGTGGCAGGGGGCGACGCCGAGGTCCGCATCGAAGTCCGGAACCGCGGTCCCGCCATCGACGGGCCGACGCTGGAGCGCATCTTCGAGCCGCTCCAGCGCGGCACCGGGCGGCCGGACAAGACCCGCGGCAACGACGGCCTGGGGCTGGGGCTCTATATCGCAAGCGAAATCGCCAAGGCCCACCGCGGCGCGATCGACGTCCGCTCCGATCGGACGGAGACGGTGTTCGTCGTGCGTCTGCCGCGCCGCGCGCGCGGGTAG
- a CDS encoding RebB family R body protein: MSFPTSVNDQITDAVTQSNVKVLAESPAMALGSMYQTMAHSTGVLFENAISAQQQQNTLTQAATNMGVMQIYSVDTMAGAAGTEKVSQGGIADNLTSLMTVLQSFRR, encoded by the coding sequence ATGAGCTTTCCGACCTCGGTCAACGACCAGATCACCGATGCCGTGACGCAGTCGAACGTCAAGGTGCTGGCCGAATCTCCGGCCATGGCACTCGGCTCGATGTACCAGACGATGGCGCATTCGACGGGCGTGCTGTTCGAGAACGCCATCTCGGCGCAGCAGCAGCAAAACACGCTGACGCAAGCCGCAACGAACATGGGCGTCATGCAGATCTACAGCGTCGATACGATGGCGGGTGCCGCCGGCACGGAAAAGGTCTCGCAAGGCGGCATTGCCGATAACCTGACGAGCCTGATGACGGTGCTGCAGTCGTTCCGCCGCTAA
- a CDS encoding RebB family R body protein codes for MTFPTSVNNQITDAVTQSNVKVLAEAPAMAMGSIYQTMAHSTGILFENAVSAQQQQNTLAQAAANQGVMQIYSMNTMADAAATEKVSQGGVADNLTSLLTVLQSFQNR; via the coding sequence ATGACGTTTCCCACTTCCGTCAACAACCAGATCACCGACGCCGTCACGCAATCGAACGTGAAAGTGCTCGCCGAGGCACCGGCGATGGCGATGGGCTCGATCTACCAGACGATGGCCCATTCGACCGGCATCCTGTTCGAAAACGCCGTCTCCGCGCAGCAGCAGCAGAACACGCTGGCCCAGGCCGCCGCCAACCAGGGTGTCATGCAGATCTACAGCATGAACACGATGGCCGACGCGGCCGCAACGGAAAAAGTCTCGCAGGGCGGCGTCGCCGACAATCTGACGAGCCTGCTCACCGTGTTGCAAAGCTTCCAGAACCGCTGA